The window ACGCCCCGCCGTCGGTCGGGCTACCCTACGGCTCCTACCCTCGACTGGCGCTCGCCTGGCTCTCCACGGAGGCCGTTCGAACTCGCAGCCGCGAGATCGAGCTCGGTCCAACCTTCTCGAGCTTCATGTACAAGCTCGGGCTGACGCCCGTCACCGGCAAGCGCGGGACGACGTCCCGCCTACGCGACCAGCTCCACCGACTCTTCTCCACCACCATCCGCTGCAGCTATCAGGAAAGTGGGGACTGGCATGGGAGCAGGGCTGGGAGGGCCTGCCTGTCCCCACTTTCCTGTGCCGGAGTCGGCTACACCATCGCCCACAAGCACCAGCTTTGGTGGTCGCCACGCGATCCCGAACAGCGGCCGCTCTGGAACTCGGTGGTTGTCCTGAGCTCGGAGTTCTACGACGAGCTCGTGGCCCACGCCGTCCCAATCGACCTCCGGGCACTCAAGGCCCTCAAGGGCTCACCCCTCGCCCTCGACATCTACGCGTGGCTCACCTACCGGATGAGCTATCTCCGAAAGCCGTGCCTCATCCCTTGGGAGGCGTTGCAGACTCAGTTCGGCGCCGACTACGGGCGCCCGCGGGACTTCAAGCGGAAGTTCCTCGGCCACCTCGGCGACGTATTGCATGTGTACCCGGCAGCGCGTCTCGCTGAGCAGCAGGCGGGTCTCCTGCTCAAGTCGTCAAGGACTCACGTCAGGTGCCTGAGCTAGCACCTCGTTTCTCGACAAGAACAGGAATGAGACTGCTGGCGAACCAAAGAAAGTCGCCCTAACGTTCGCAAGCAGGTACGAGGTACTTAGAGTCCCTGCGGAACGAGCCGCTCGAGTAGCCCGCAGATTCGGCGGGAGTACCCTCCGGACGACAGATAGACTCGTTCCGCAGAGACCAACTGATGAAGAGACCTCGAATGCGTTGGGCGCAAGTGTCGTGCCTCATTCTTCTTGCCTCGATGGCCGCCTCGGCCCAAGGCGCTACACGCATCGAGCTCGAGGTCGGGGACGAATCCGATCGATCGTTGCGCGATTCACTTGCAAGTGAGGGTCCTGGCGAGGAGATCGTGGCACAGGACGGCGGCGCGACTAACGTCTCTGCGGTCAGATCATCCAGGCGTCCCCGAGTGGGACTCGTTCTCAGTGGCGGCGGCGCCCGTGGAGCGGCGCACGTCGGCGTGCTCAAGGTCCTCGAAGAGCTGCGAGTGCCGGTCGACTTCATCGTCGGAACGAGCATGGGCGCGATCGTCGGAGGGATGTACTCCACCGGATTGTCTCCGGCGACGATGCTCGACCGGATTGCCGAAGTGGACTGGCAGGACGCCTTCAACGACGCCCCGGCCCGACGGTATGTGGCGTTCCGGCAAAAGGAAGACGATGATTTGCCTCTGTTCAGGTTCGAATTGGGGCTAGGGCGCAACGGCCTGAGCTACCCGG is drawn from bacterium and contains these coding sequences:
- a CDS encoding pirin; translation: MARILIQATLPHSRPHKGPNPHEFERVNGRFTLYMNAPPSVGLPYGSYPRLALAWLSTEAVRTRSREIELGPTFSSFMYKLGLTPVTGKRGTTSRLRDQLHRLFSTTIRCSYQESGDWHGSRAGRACLSPLSCAGVGYTIAHKHQLWWSPRDPEQRPLWNSVVVLSSEFYDELVAHAVPIDLRALKALKGSPLALDIYAWLTYRMSYLRKPCLIPWEALQTQFGADYGRPRDFKRKFLGHLGDVLHVYPAARLAEQQAGLLLKSSRTHVRCLS